The Aequorivita sublithincola DSM 14238 genome window below encodes:
- the creD gene encoding cell envelope integrity protein CreD: protein MEQKKSKFSNWMRNSITARMLVVGFLLLVLLIPLEFVKSLINERAYRQEEVIREINEKWGNEVLLSGPIVKIPYKVISEEKIFNEKSNSYYTKTKETVENAYFFPDKLNIASKVDTKPLNRSIYESVVYSAEINVKGNFPEIDFSNTDIADENILWEKATVILKTSNLKGIKTTPVVKLDSEALSMTPQYSTEYLNTIQSNNIPDAKEFFTKPLPFSFDLKINGSESLKFLPIGKETDATMKSNWHSPSFDGNFLPEDTNKEISKDGFTATWRVLQINRQFEQSFFGYLPDLSASAFGTKLIIPVDEYQKSERTAKYGFMVIGLTLLVFLLIQLVSKIYIHPFQYVMIGLALVMFYTLLISISEHSNFFKAYAIAAFSVLALITVYSRAILKGFKFPLLICGSLASLYGFIYVIIQLENYALLVGSIGLFLILAIVMFASRRIDWNNES from the coding sequence ATGGAACAGAAAAAAAGTAAATTCAGCAATTGGATGCGTAATTCCATCACCGCAAGAATGTTGGTGGTCGGGTTTTTATTATTGGTATTATTGATTCCGTTGGAATTCGTGAAATCGCTCATAAATGAGAGAGCGTACCGGCAAGAAGAAGTTATCCGAGAAATAAACGAAAAGTGGGGCAACGAGGTTTTGCTTTCAGGCCCTATAGTGAAAATTCCTTATAAAGTGATTTCCGAAGAAAAGATCTTTAACGAAAAAAGCAATTCGTATTACACAAAAACGAAGGAAACCGTTGAGAATGCTTACTTCTTCCCAGATAAACTGAACATTGCCTCAAAGGTGGACACTAAACCTTTAAACCGAAGTATTTACGAATCTGTAGTTTATTCCGCAGAAATTAATGTGAAAGGTAATTTTCCTGAAATTGATTTCTCAAATACTGATATTGCCGATGAAAATATACTTTGGGAAAAAGCCACCGTTATTCTGAAAACTTCAAATTTGAAGGGTATTAAAACCACGCCAGTCGTGAAGCTGGATTCTGAAGCACTTTCCATGACGCCGCAATATTCCACAGAATATTTAAATACTATTCAGAGTAACAACATTCCCGACGCTAAAGAATTTTTTACAAAACCACTTCCTTTTTCCTTCGACTTAAAAATAAACGGTAGTGAAAGTTTAAAATTTCTACCTATTGGAAAAGAAACTGATGCCACGATGAAATCCAACTGGCACTCCCCTAGTTTTGATGGAAACTTTTTGCCAGAAGACACCAACAAGGAAATAAGCAAAGACGGTTTTACGGCCACTTGGCGGGTGCTACAAATTAACCGGCAATTTGAGCAATCGTTTTTCGGGTATCTTCCAGACCTTTCGGCTTCGGCTTTTGGGACGAAACTTATCATTCCCGTGGATGAATATCAAAAGAGCGAACGCACCGCCAAATACGGATTTATGGTTATTGGGCTAACGCTGCTTGTGTTTTTGTTGATACAATTGGTTAGCAAAATTTACATACATCCGTTTCAATATGTGATGATTGGTTTGGCTTTGGTAATGTTTTATACACTGCTCATTTCAATTTCGGAACATAGTAATTTCTTTAAGGCCTATGCTATTGCCGCGTTTTCGGTACTTGCGTTGATAACAGTTTATTCCCGAGCTATTCTGAAAGGGTTTAAGTTTCCATTGCTTATCTGCGGTTCGTTGGCTTCACTTTATGGATTTATTTACGTGATTATTCAGCTGGAAAATTATGCACTTTTGGTTGGCAGCATTGGCCTGTTCTTGATTTTGGCGATTGTTATGTTCGCTTCAAGACGAATTGACTGGAATAATGAAAGCTAA
- a CDS encoding winged helix-turn-helix domain-containing protein, with the protein MGIIDNINKLFDHRIRLGIMSILVVNEDADFNRLKELLDVTDGNLASHIKALEQSEYILVEKSFVGRKPNTNYTATKLGRAEFKKHIEALERLIGKPPKS; encoded by the coding sequence GTGGGAATAATTGACAACATAAACAAACTATTCGATCATCGTATTCGCTTGGGAATTATGAGTATACTTGTTGTAAATGAGGATGCCGATTTCAATCGCTTAAAGGAATTGCTGGATGTTACTGATGGTAATTTAGCTAGCCATATAAAAGCACTAGAACAATCTGAATATATTCTGGTTGAAAAAAGTTTTGTGGGAAGAAAACCCAATACCAATTACACTGCAACGAAACTAGGCCGTGCTGAATTTAAAAAACATATTGAGGCTTTGGAGCGGTTGATTGGGAAACCTCCTAAGTCTTAA
- a CDS encoding DUF1801 domain-containing protein, which translates to MNPAALYILEKPEPFRSILLHLQATVETVIPEAELLYKWRLPCFYIENNPFCFLNFSKNYVDLVFWHGAHLTQHTEFLISEGRKHMKSLHYKTLEEIDQQILKEVLLEAHSLRDRKYYK; encoded by the coding sequence ATGAATCCAGCGGCCTTATATATCTTGGAAAAGCCAGAACCATTTCGGTCAATACTGCTTCATTTGCAGGCTACTGTGGAAACTGTGATTCCAGAAGCAGAATTGTTATACAAATGGAGACTCCCTTGTTTTTATATTGAAAACAATCCGTTTTGTTTTTTGAATTTTTCAAAAAACTATGTCGATTTGGTTTTTTGGCATGGCGCCCATTTAACGCAACATACTGAATTTTTGATTTCTGAAGGTAGAAAACATATGAAATCCCTTCATTATAAAACACTTGAAGAAATAGATCAACAAATTTTAAAAGAGGTTCTTTTGGAAGCTCATTCCTTACGTGATAGGAAATATTATAAATGA
- the kdsA gene encoding 3-deoxy-8-phosphooctulonate synthase produces MQLNLIPKIKHTNSNNFFLLAGPCAIESEEMAMQIAEKILKITDTLEIPFIFKGSFKKANRSRIDSFTGIGDEKALKILRKVSETFDVPTVTDIHEVSDAAMAAEYVDVLQIPAFLVRQTDLVVAAAETGKVVNLKKGQFMSPESMKHAVTKVTDCNNQQVLITDRGTMFGYQDMIVDFRGIPTMKQYAPVVLDVTHSLQQPNQSAGVTGGRPEMISTIARAGIATGADGIFIETHFDPANAKSDGANMLDLSLLEKLLTDLVAIRKTINHL; encoded by the coding sequence ATGCAACTAAACCTAATCCCAAAAATAAAACATACAAATTCCAACAACTTTTTCCTACTTGCCGGTCCCTGCGCCATTGAAAGTGAGGAAATGGCAATGCAGATTGCTGAAAAGATTTTGAAAATTACTGATACCCTTGAAATCCCTTTCATCTTTAAAGGAAGTTTCAAAAAAGCAAACCGAAGCCGCATTGATAGCTTTACGGGAATTGGCGATGAAAAGGCGCTAAAAATACTTCGGAAAGTTTCCGAAACTTTTGATGTTCCAACAGTTACAGATATCCACGAAGTTAGCGATGCCGCAATGGCTGCGGAATATGTAGATGTATTGCAAATACCAGCATTCTTAGTACGCCAAACCGATTTAGTAGTTGCCGCCGCAGAAACTGGAAAAGTTGTAAATTTGAAAAAAGGACAATTTATGAGTCCAGAAAGTATGAAACACGCCGTTACCAAAGTTACAGATTGCAACAACCAGCAAGTATTGATTACTGACCGCGGAACAATGTTCGGCTATCAAGATATGATTGTGGATTTTAGAGGAATTCCCACAATGAAACAATATGCTCCAGTTGTTCTGGACGTAACCCATAGCCTGCAACAACCCAACCAAAGTGCAGGAGTTACTGGCGGAAGGCCAGAAATGATTTCAACAATCGCGAGAGCTGGAATTGCAACTGGCGCAGATGGAATTTTTATAGAAACCCATTTTGACCCAGCAAATGCTAAAAGTGATGGTGCAAATATGCTTGACCTAAGTCTGCTGGAAAAACTGTTGACAGATCTTGTAGCAATTAGGAAGACAATTAATCATTTATAA
- a CDS encoding type II toxin-antitoxin system RelE/ParE family toxin, producing MKVDWTDLAFQSYEDESLFILRKWNIDEVEKFSKLVFEFIEILKTGIIQGKSTFLTSTYFYVISKQTTIYYKVINEDMIELLLFWNNQKDPKTLKAILTNL from the coding sequence ATGAAAGTAGATTGGACCGATTTAGCATTTCAGTCCTATGAGGATGAATCTTTATTTATTTTAAGGAAATGGAACATAGACGAAGTCGAAAAGTTTTCAAAATTAGTTTTTGAATTTATTGAAATATTGAAAACCGGAATTATTCAAGGTAAAAGCACCTTTTTAACTTCAACCTATTTTTATGTTATTTCCAAACAAACTACAATCTACTATAAAGTAATAAACGAGGATATGATTGAACTCCTCCTATTCTGGAACAATCAAAAAGATCCAAAAACCCTGAAAGCAATACTCACAAACCTATAG
- a CDS encoding T9SS type A sorting domain-containing protein, which yields MKTILLFALSICYAVSGFAQFGDQQIISTTTVKPYLSIPFDIDNDGFIDVLTASGETYNMSWYRNLDGLGNFGPEIIINETPVYYLSVDFVDIDNDGDMDILYHSNNASYIAWLENIDGSGNFGPEQIINEQDFISSVRYLDMDNDGDKDLIVALANSSSVKIVWHENEDGQGTFGEENLLIQNDNEFAKIALVDIDNDGLLDILATEFVYVQGKIFWYKNLGNATFDPMQIIYQFLYVQSGGTNIIEFQYADINTDGKKDVIITSIDDNSVVSTHWLENLDNQGNFGDLQSIPLDFYDEYLFYDLDNDNDNDMLLWNRNLNQLSWKKNVDGNGTFGTPNIINAAADFASDAKAADFDGDGWLDIASASAGNNKLSWYKNNTLGISENEIANYKIYPNPTNGLLSIESKESISKISTFNLLGQLIETNSKNNQIDISKAESGVYILKIEDESGNFQTFKVLRQ from the coding sequence ATGAAGACAATTCTACTTTTCGCGCTTTCAATATGCTACGCTGTTTCAGGCTTTGCGCAATTTGGGGACCAGCAGATTATTTCTACGACTACAGTGAAACCTTATTTATCCATTCCTTTTGATATAGACAATGATGGCTTTATTGATGTTTTAACTGCTTCTGGAGAAACTTATAACATGAGTTGGTACCGAAATCTTGATGGTCTCGGAAATTTCGGTCCAGAAATTATTATCAATGAAACTCCTGTTTATTATCTTTCAGTTGATTTTGTTGATATTGACAATGATGGCGATATGGATATTTTATATCATAGCAATAATGCGAGTTACATTGCTTGGCTGGAAAACATTGATGGTTCTGGAAATTTTGGACCAGAACAAATTATAAACGAACAGGATTTTATTTCTTCCGTTAGATATTTGGACATGGACAATGATGGGGATAAAGATTTGATTGTTGCATTGGCCAATAGTTCTAGCGTGAAGATTGTTTGGCATGAAAATGAGGATGGTCAAGGTACTTTCGGTGAAGAAAATTTATTGATTCAAAATGATAATGAATTTGCTAAAATAGCACTTGTAGATATTGATAACGATGGCTTATTGGATATTTTGGCAACAGAATTTGTTTATGTTCAAGGTAAGATTTTTTGGTATAAAAATTTAGGAAATGCAACATTTGACCCAATGCAGATTATTTATCAATTCCTTTATGTTCAATCTGGAGGCACGAATATTATTGAATTTCAATATGCAGATATAAACACAGATGGAAAAAAGGATGTAATAATTACCTCTATAGATGATAATTCCGTCGTAAGCACCCATTGGCTTGAAAACTTAGATAATCAAGGAAATTTTGGAGACCTTCAATCTATACCATTAGATTTTTATGATGAATACCTTTTTTATGATCTTGACAATGATAATGACAATGACATGCTACTATGGAATAGAAATTTAAATCAGCTTTCTTGGAAAAAAAATGTAGACGGAAATGGGACATTCGGAACGCCTAATATTATAAATGCCGCAGCTGATTTTGCAAGTGATGCTAAAGCGGCAGATTTTGATGGCGATGGTTGGCTCGATATTGCTTCGGCATCTGCAGGTAATAACAAATTGTCTTGGTACAAAAACAACACCTTGGGCATTTCAGAAAATGAAATTGCCAACTATAAAATTTATCCAAACCCGACGAATGGTCTACTTTCAATAGAATCCAAAGAATCGATTTCTAAGATTTCTACCTTTAATCTTTTAGGGCAATTAATCGAAACAAATTCAAAAAACAACCAAATAGATATTTCAAAAGCAGAATCGGGCGTTTATATTCTGAAGATTGAAGATGAAAGCGGAAATTTTCAGACATTTAAAGTTTTGAGGCAATAA